The Flaviramulus sp. BrNp1-15 genome has a window encoding:
- a CDS encoding glycoside hydrolase family 3 N-terminal domain-containing protein: MRQIFFILFSFFYTLSIFSQTTNNPLITSDAEAQKKWVDSLYNSMTLAEKVGQLYMVQVMSNQDNATKNKIVSIINKYHIGGLIYSNGGPVRQAKLNNELQSLSKIPMLIGMDAEWGLSMRLDSTYAFPWNMTLGAIKDNKLIEQTGRQIGEHCKRLGVHFNFAPVVDINTNPKNPIIGNRSFGEDRDNVTEKASAFMKGIQSAGVLANAKHFPGHGDTDQDSHETLPTISFNEKRIDSVELYPYKKLITEGLSSVMVAHLNVPSLDATGFPSSLSKHIVTDILKERLEFKGLIFTDALTMKGAADFDETGDIDLAAFMAGNDVMLMSEDVGIGVSKIMEAYNNGTITEERLAHSVKKILQAKYKVGLHNYEPVGLYNLSKDLNRIKDDVLYEELIENALTVLQNIRGVLPLRELETKTIAYVKLGDDSGNTFFNKLKKYAKIHEITSDNLNGLKSKLKPYNTVIVGLHRSNDSPWKPYKFTKDELNWLSDISKNHTVILDVFVKPYALNDLKDIENIEGIIVSYQNSRIAQEKSAQLIFGAIAAKGVLPVSAGTQFVEGEGIPSFGIKRLGYSIPERVGMSSEKLKKIDSIAQRAVDFKMTPGIQLLIAREGKVIYNKNFGKHTYSGKEKVAFDDIYDVASLTKILATLPLLMELEEQGIVSLDTRLSEILPEYKDSNKANITLKSMLSHYARLRPWEPFYYHTLDSVTKRPSSKYYRTKRSNKFNIEVAKNLYLRTDYQDSIPKIIKDSELLERLRYRYSDFPYYILKKFIEHHYDRTLDQLAQSHFYEPLGANYTMYNPYHSISSKKIVPTEVDDYYRYQKIHGYVHDMGAAMQNGVGGHAGVFSNANDVAKIMQMYLQKGYYGGKRYLKPETLNKFNTCYYCENDNRRGIGFDKPQLGDEGPTCGCISMTSFGHSGFTGTYAWADPEEEVVYVFLANRTYPTAGKNLLLRENVRTEIQRLIYEAIED, encoded by the coding sequence ATGCGTCAAATCTTTTTTATATTATTTTCTTTTTTTTATACACTTTCAATATTTAGTCAAACAACTAATAACCCTTTAATTACTTCTGATGCTGAAGCCCAAAAAAAGTGGGTTGACAGCTTATATAATTCAATGACTTTAGCCGAAAAAGTTGGACAGTTATATATGGTTCAGGTGATGTCTAATCAGGATAATGCAACAAAAAATAAGATTGTAAGCATTATTAATAAATACCATATTGGTGGTTTAATATACTCAAATGGCGGACCAGTGAGGCAAGCGAAATTAAATAATGAACTACAGTCATTATCAAAAATCCCCATGTTAATTGGTATGGATGCAGAATGGGGTTTAAGCATGCGTTTAGATTCTACCTATGCTTTTCCATGGAATATGACGCTTGGAGCTATTAAAGACAACAAACTTATTGAACAAACAGGAAGACAAATAGGTGAGCATTGTAAGCGTTTGGGAGTGCATTTTAATTTTGCTCCAGTTGTAGATATTAACACAAATCCTAAAAATCCTATTATTGGTAATCGGTCTTTTGGAGAAGATAGAGACAACGTAACCGAAAAAGCTTCTGCTTTTATGAAAGGCATTCAAAGTGCGGGTGTTTTAGCAAATGCAAAGCACTTTCCTGGTCATGGAGATACCGATCAAGATTCACATGAAACATTACCAACTATTAGTTTTAATGAAAAACGTATAGATTCAGTTGAGTTATATCCTTACAAAAAATTAATAACTGAAGGCCTGTCCAGTGTTATGGTAGCGCATTTAAATGTACCAAGTTTAGATGCTACAGGTTTTCCATCCTCTTTATCAAAACACATAGTTACAGATATTTTAAAAGAACGATTAGAGTTTAAAGGACTTATTTTTACGGATGCGCTAACTATGAAAGGCGCTGCAGATTTTGATGAAACTGGAGATATTGATTTAGCCGCTTTTATGGCAGGAAATGATGTTATGTTAATGTCTGAAGATGTTGGCATAGGCGTTTCAAAAATTATGGAAGCCTATAATAATGGAACTATTACTGAAGAACGTTTAGCACATTCTGTTAAAAAAATTCTACAAGCAAAATATAAAGTTGGTCTTCATAATTATGAACCTGTTGGTTTGTATAATTTATCTAAAGATTTGAATAGAATTAAGGATGATGTTTTATATGAAGAACTGATTGAAAATGCATTAACAGTATTACAAAATATTAGAGGAGTATTGCCATTACGAGAATTAGAAACTAAAACTATTGCATATGTTAAATTAGGCGATGACTCTGGAAATACCTTTTTTAATAAGCTTAAAAAGTATGCGAAAATTCATGAAATAACATCTGATAATCTAAATGGTTTAAAAAGTAAACTTAAACCTTACAATACTGTAATTGTTGGTTTACATCGCTCTAATGATAGCCCTTGGAAACCATATAAGTTTACTAAAGACGAACTAAATTGGTTATCAGATATATCTAAAAATCATACTGTTATTTTAGATGTTTTTGTAAAGCCTTATGCATTAAATGATTTAAAAGATATTGAAAATATAGAGGGTATTATTGTGAGTTATCAGAATAGTAGAATAGCTCAAGAAAAATCGGCTCAACTTATTTTTGGCGCTATTGCCGCAAAAGGTGTTTTACCAGTTTCAGCTGGCACTCAATTTGTAGAAGGAGAAGGTATTCCATCTTTTGGTATTAAGCGTTTGGGTTACAGTATTCCAGAACGTGTTGGGATGAGTTCAGAAAAACTTAAAAAAATAGATTCTATTGCGCAAAGAGCTGTAGACTTTAAAATGACACCAGGTATTCAACTCTTAATTGCCAGAGAGGGAAAAGTCATTTACAATAAAAATTTTGGTAAACATACCTATTCAGGTAAAGAAAAAGTAGCTTTTGATGATATTTACGATGTAGCATCGCTTACCAAAATACTGGCAACCTTACCGCTACTTATGGAATTAGAAGAACAAGGGATTGTGTCTTTAGACACCAGACTTTCAGAAATATTACCAGAGTATAAAGATTCAAATAAAGCTAACATCACTTTAAAAAGTATGTTATCGCATTATGCAAGATTAAGACCTTGGGAACCTTTCTACTATCATACTTTAGATAGTGTTACTAAACGCCCAAGCAGCAAATATTACAGAACAAAACGAAGTAATAAATTTAATATTGAAGTTGCTAAAAACCTGTATTTAAGAACTGATTATCAGGATTCTATTCCTAAAATAATAAAGGATTCAGAATTGCTTGAACGCCTCAGATATAGATATAGTGATTTTCCATATTACATTTTAAAGAAATTTATTGAACATCATTACGACAGAACATTAGATCAGTTAGCACAATCTCATTTTTACGAACCTTTAGGAGCTAATTACACGATGTATAATCCATATCATTCTATTAGTAGTAAAAAAATTGTACCAACAGAAGTTGATGATTATTATCGTTATCAAAAAATTCATGGATACGTTCATGATATGGGAGCAGCAATGCAAAATGGAGTTGGAGGTCATGCAGGTGTTTTTAGTAATGCAAATGATGTTGCTAAAATTATGCAAATGTACCTACAGAAAGGGTATTATGGTGGTAAACGCTATTTAAAACCTGAAACTTTAAATAAATTTAATACGTGTTATTATTGTGAAAATGATAACAGACGCGGTATAGGTTTCGATAAACCACAGTTGGGAGACGAAGGACCTACATGCGGTTGTATATCTATGACAAGTTTTGGGCATTCTGGTTTTACAGGAACTTATGCATGGGCAGATCCAGAGGAAGAAGTTGTTTATGTGTTTTTAGCAAATAGAACGTATCCCACAGCAGGAAAGAATCTGCTATTAAGAGAAAATGTAAGAACCGAAATACAACGTTTAATTTACGAGGCCATAGAAGATTAA
- the serB gene encoding phosphoserine phosphatase SerB has protein sequence MSNEIFLMNISGQDKPGLTSSLTSVLAEYDAKVLDIGQANIHDTLSLGILFEIQSGANSASVLKDLLFKSYELGITAKFTPITLENYEKWVTLQGKDRYIVTILGEKLTAEQISEVTKMISEKNLNIDAIKRLTGRTSLVKEEEYPRASIQLSIRGHIENKSEFTEKFMQISHDLDVDIAFQEDNIYRRNRRLVCFDMDSTLIQAEVIDKLAELAGVGDEVKEITELAMQGKIDFKESFTRRMKLLKGLSEEVLHDVAINLPITKGARRLIDTLRSYGFKTAILSGGFTYFGDYLKKELGMDYMYANELEIKDGVLTGGYVGEIVDGDKKAEYLKEIAKKEGIDISQTIAVGDGANDLPMLNLAGLGIAFHAKPTVKDNAQSSISSIGLDGVLYLLGYHDRHIDLIE, from the coding sequence ATGTCTAATGAGATTTTTTTAATGAATATCTCAGGACAAGATAAACCAGGATTAACCTCTAGTTTAACTAGTGTTTTGGCTGAATACGATGCAAAAGTATTAGATATTGGTCAGGCAAATATACATGACACGTTATCATTGGGTATATTATTTGAAATTCAATCTGGAGCAAATTCTGCATCAGTGTTAAAAGACTTGCTTTTTAAGTCTTATGAGTTAGGTATCACGGCAAAATTTACACCAATTACACTCGAAAATTACGAGAAATGGGTAACGCTTCAAGGTAAAGACAGGTATATTGTTACTATTCTAGGTGAAAAATTAACAGCCGAACAAATATCAGAGGTTACTAAAATGATTTCAGAAAAGAATCTGAATATTGATGCTATAAAAAGACTTACGGGGCGTACATCGCTTGTAAAAGAAGAGGAATATCCAAGAGCATCTATTCAACTTTCAATTAGAGGACACATAGAAAATAAATCTGAATTTACTGAAAAATTCATGCAAATATCACACGATTTAGATGTTGATATTGCATTTCAGGAGGATAACATATATAGACGTAACAGACGCTTGGTTTGTTTTGATATGGATTCTACATTAATTCAAGCCGAAGTAATTGATAAATTAGCAGAATTGGCTGGTGTTGGCGACGAAGTAAAAGAAATTACTGAATTGGCAATGCAAGGTAAAATAGACTTTAAAGAAAGTTTTACAAGACGTATGAAACTCTTAAAAGGCTTGAGCGAAGAAGTACTACATGATGTCGCTATTAATTTACCTATAACTAAAGGAGCCAGACGACTTATTGATACGTTAAGAAGCTACGGATTTAAAACCGCTATTTTATCGGGTGGATTTACATATTTTGGAGACTACCTTAAAAAAGAATTAGGTATGGATTATATGTATGCTAACGAGTTAGAAATTAAAGATGGTGTTTTAACTGGTGGTTATGTTGGTGAAATTGTCGACGGTGATAAAAAAGCAGAATACCTTAAAGAAATTGCTAAAAAAGAAGGTATAGATATTAGTCAAACTATTGCAGTTGGTGATGGTGCTAATGACTTGCCAATGCTTAATCTTGCAGGTTTAGGAATCGCTTTTCATGCAAAACCAACCGTAAAAGATAATGCACAAAGTTCCATTTCTAGCATTGGGTTAGATGGCGTGTTGTATTTGTTAGGATATCATGACAGACATATAGATTTAATCGAGTAA
- a CDS encoding ABC transporter ATPase codes for MLVDFNTLPEESRVWIYQANRSFTEQELEEIQSKLDTFIENWTAHGSDLQSGYTIKYKRFIVLGLNQQLNAATGCSIDASVHFIQQLEKDYNVDLMDKMNVSYKQGEYVAYKTLTDFRKMAKDKAISKNTIVFNNLVTNIAEFNENWEVPASESWHSRFVK; via the coding sequence ATGCTCGTAGATTTTAATACACTACCCGAAGAATCTAGAGTTTGGATTTATCAAGCAAATCGTTCCTTTACTGAGCAAGAGCTTGAAGAAATTCAATCTAAATTAGATACATTTATTGAAAACTGGACTGCCCATGGCAGTGATTTACAATCAGGCTACACAATCAAGTATAAACGATTCATCGTATTAGGCTTAAATCAGCAACTAAATGCAGCTACAGGTTGTTCTATAGATGCTTCAGTGCATTTTATTCAACAATTAGAAAAAGATTATAATGTAGATTTGATGGATAAAATGAATGTATCCTACAAACAAGGCGAGTATGTAGCTTATAAAACACTCACCGATTTCAGAAAAATGGCAAAAGATAAAGCCATTTCAAAAAACACTATTGTATTTAATAATTTAGTTACCAATATAGCCGAATTTAACGAAAACTGGGAGGTGCCTGCTAGTGAAAGTTGGCATAGTAGATTTGTTAAATAG
- a CDS encoding (Fe-S)-binding protein, translating into MSEFTVKTMAEFMAEGKQPEVLFWVGSAGSYDDRAKKITRAFVKILNKANVDFAVLGTEESSTGDAAKRAGNEFLFQMQAVTNIEILNAYEIKKIVTCDPHSFNTLKNEYPSLGGNYQVLHHTQYLKELYDAGRIKLGNNTYKGTRITFHDPCYLGRANEVYEVPRDLLKLAGVELVEMKRNKRTSLCCGAGGAQMFKEPEKGDKDINILRTEDALQTNPKIIATGCPYCNTMMTDGIKFKEKEADVTVLDIAEIIANAQDL; encoded by the coding sequence ATGAGCGAATTTACAGTAAAAACAATGGCAGAATTTATGGCCGAAGGTAAACAGCCCGAAGTATTATTTTGGGTAGGTTCTGCAGGTAGTTATGACGATAGAGCAAAAAAAATAACTCGCGCTTTTGTAAAAATACTTAATAAAGCTAATGTAGACTTTGCTGTTTTAGGAACAGAAGAAAGTTCTACAGGTGATGCTGCAAAACGAGCGGGGAATGAGTTTTTGTTTCAAATGCAGGCGGTAACAAATATTGAAATTCTAAACGCTTACGAAATAAAAAAAATAGTGACTTGCGATCCGCATTCTTTTAACACCTTAAAAAATGAATATCCAAGTTTAGGCGGTAATTATCAAGTGCTTCACCATACTCAATATTTAAAAGAATTGTATGACGCTGGAAGAATAAAATTAGGTAACAATACATACAAAGGAACGCGAATTACATTTCACGATCCTTGTTATTTAGGTCGCGCTAATGAAGTGTATGAAGTACCTCGCGATTTATTAAAACTAGCAGGAGTAGAGTTGGTAGAAATGAAGCGTAACAAACGTACATCATTATGTTGTGGTGCTGGTGGTGCTCAAATGTTTAAAGAACCAGAAAAAGGGGATAAGGACATTAATATTTTACGAACTGAAGATGCACTTCAAACAAATCCTAAAATTATAGCTACAGGTTGTCCATATTGTAATACCATGATGACAGACGGTATAAAGTTTAAAGAAAAAGAAGCCGATGTTACTGTTTTAGATATTGCCGAAATTATTGCTAATGCACAAGATTTATAG
- a CDS encoding (Fe-S)-binding protein: MNYLPNILFIIILIAGIGFFSKNVKKLIRNIKLGNDVDVSDNKSQRWKNMTMIALGQSKMVRRPIAGILHVVVYIGFIIINIEVLEIIIDGIFGTHRIGLKALPESVYGFLIGSFEVLAALVFVSVIVFWLRRNALKIKRFWKNEMTSWPKNDANYILYFEMVLMTLFLIMNATDTSFQSMGSGNVISQFMAPWFSGLSEGTLHFIERGAWWLHIVGILIFLNYLYYSKHLHILLAFPNTYYGKLTPKGQFNNLEAVTKEVKMMMDPNVDPFAAPAEGAENDMPAKFGASDVQDLSWVNLLNAYTCTECGRCTSECPANLTGKKLSPRKIMMDTRDRLEEVGKNIDANKGEFKDDGKQLLDNYITREELWACTTCNACVEACPVSIDPLSIIMQMRQYLVMEQSAAPTELNNMMSNIENNGAPWPYNQMDRLNWKNE; the protein is encoded by the coding sequence ATGAATTACCTACCCAACATACTCTTTATAATTATTTTAATTGCTGGTATTGGTTTTTTTTCAAAAAACGTAAAAAAACTTATCAGAAATATCAAACTTGGTAACGATGTAGATGTAAGTGATAATAAATCACAACGTTGGAAAAATATGACCATGATTGCTCTTGGGCAAAGTAAAATGGTACGTCGCCCAATTGCAGGAATTCTGCATGTTGTGGTATATATAGGCTTTATAATTATAAATATTGAAGTACTTGAAATTATAATTGACGGTATTTTTGGTACACATAGAATAGGTTTAAAAGCTTTACCAGAATCTGTTTATGGTTTTTTAATTGGAAGTTTTGAGGTTTTAGCTGCTTTAGTTTTTGTATCAGTTATTGTGTTTTGGTTGCGAAGAAATGCTTTAAAGATAAAACGTTTCTGGAAGAATGAAATGACGAGTTGGCCAAAGAATGATGCCAATTACATTCTGTATTTCGAAATGGTATTAATGACGCTTTTCTTAATAATGAATGCTACCGACACTTCATTTCAAAGTATGGGTTCAGGTAATGTAATAAGTCAATTTATGGCGCCTTGGTTTTCAGGTTTGTCAGAAGGCACATTACATTTTATTGAACGTGGCGCTTGGTGGCTGCATATTGTGGGCATTTTAATATTCCTTAATTATCTATATTATTCAAAACATTTACATATTCTATTAGCATTTCCAAATACATATTATGGTAAATTAACTCCAAAAGGGCAATTCAATAATCTTGAAGCTGTTACCAAAGAAGTAAAAATGATGATGGATCCTAATGTAGACCCATTTGCTGCACCGGCAGAAGGCGCAGAAAATGATATGCCTGCAAAATTTGGAGCTAGCGATGTTCAAGATTTAAGTTGGGTTAATCTATTAAATGCTTACACTTGTACAGAATGTGGACGTTGTACCAGCGAGTGCCCTGCAAATTTAACGGGCAAAAAATTATCGCCTCGTAAAATCATGATGGATACCAGAGACCGTCTAGAGGAAGTAGGAAAGAATATTGATGCTAATAAAGGCGAATTTAAAGACGACGGCAAACAACTTTTAGATAATTATATAACAAGAGAAGAATTATGGGCTTGTACAACGTGTAATGCATGTGTGGAGGCTTGTCCAGTAAGTATCGATCCATTATCAATTATTATGCAAATGCGTCAATATTTAGTTATGGAGCAATCTGCAGCACCAACTGAATTAAATAATATGATGTCTAATATTGAGAATAACGGTGCACCTTGGCCATACAATCAAATGGATAGGTTAAACTGGAAAAATGAGTAA
- a CDS encoding MlaD family protein, whose translation MNISKEVKIGTLVLAGIILFIFGFNYLKGQNLLDSSRTFYTEYNNVEGLAPSTPVTINGLSVGKVVSINFKGDGSGKLLVKLLVDSDFQFSKNSKAELYETGLIGGKAIAIIPAFDGAENAENDDYLDGGVKAGLTELVNQRLTPLQEKIEIMMVSADSLLTNINEVFDHRTKTNLKSSIAGLNTVIQNFKETSKSLDGLVTSNKDKLDNTLNNVDNISSNLSKVSDSLANANVGQTMRNLESTIQNFNSILAKVENGEGSLGKLLKDEGMYNNLEGATLQLEQLLEDMKLNPKRYVHFSLFGKKPKQYDAEGNEIKQ comes from the coding sequence TTGAACATATCAAAAGAAGTTAAAATTGGTACGCTTGTATTAGCGGGTATTATTCTATTTATTTTTGGATTTAACTATCTAAAAGGTCAAAATCTATTAGATTCTTCACGTACATTTTATACAGAATACAATAATGTAGAAGGATTAGCACCATCTACACCTGTAACCATTAATGGACTAAGCGTTGGAAAAGTTGTAAGTATAAATTTTAAAGGAGATGGCTCGGGTAAACTTTTAGTAAAGCTTTTAGTTGATAGCGATTTTCAATTTTCAAAAAACAGTAAAGCAGAATTATATGAAACCGGACTAATTGGAGGTAAGGCTATTGCTATTATCCCTGCATTTGATGGTGCAGAAAATGCTGAGAATGATGATTATCTTGATGGAGGCGTTAAAGCAGGTTTAACAGAATTAGTAAACCAAAGATTAACACCATTACAAGAAAAAATTGAAATTATGATGGTAAGTGCAGATAGCTTACTTACTAATATTAATGAAGTTTTTGACCACAGAACCAAAACAAATCTTAAATCAAGTATTGCAGGTTTAAATACGGTTATTCAAAATTTTAAGGAAACCTCAAAATCTCTAGATGGTTTAGTTACAAGTAATAAAGATAAGTTAGACAATACTTTAAACAATGTAGATAACATATCATCAAATTTATCTAAAGTGTCAGATTCTCTAGCAAATGCTAATGTTGGACAAACAATGAGAAATTTAGAATCCACAATTCAAAATTTCAATAGTATATTAGCCAAAGTAGAGAATGGCGAAGGTTCTTTAGGAAAACTTCTAAAAGACGAAGGTATGTACAACAATTTAGAAGGTGCTACTTTGCAATTAGAGCAACTGCTAGAAGACATGAAACTAAACCCAAAACGTTACGTTCATTTCTCATTATTTGGTAAAAAACCAAAACAATATGATGCTGAAGGCAACGAAATAAAACAATAA
- a CDS encoding N-acetylmuramoyl-L-alanine amidase yields MRTNGVFLFVCFIIVLTFSSFVNIEENKPSKKFVVVLDAGHGGKDPGNLGNGYREKDIALKIVLAVGKELEKNPNIKVIYTRKTDVFVDLFVRGKIANKANADLFVSIHCDSHTSQAYGAGTFVLGTHRNQTNFEVAKKENSVIFLEDDYEKNYAGFDPNSPESVMSILLSQEEYLDQSIQLAGLIQNNFANKLKRKNRKVKQAGFIVLHQTVMPSVLVELGFLTNKREGAYLNSKAGQNEMSIAIRDAILEYKNTIDKNVTDFNSIAENDQPIQEIANNVKFKVQIAASSKELDTKPYNFKGLETISRQKEGNLYKYFYGNTISYEDAKTLEEEAKKKGYTTCFIVAYKDEKKIPLIDALKSTAN; encoded by the coding sequence ATGAGAACGAACGGAGTATTCCTTTTCGTATGCTTTATAATAGTATTAACATTTTCTTCATTTGTAAATATTGAAGAAAATAAACCTTCTAAAAAGTTTGTTGTTGTTTTAGATGCGGGTCACGGTGGCAAAGACCCTGGAAATTTAGGTAATGGTTACAGAGAAAAAGATATTGCTTTAAAAATTGTTTTAGCAGTGGGTAAAGAACTTGAGAAAAACCCCAATATTAAAGTAATTTATACACGTAAAACGGATGTATTTGTAGATTTATTTGTGAGAGGAAAAATAGCCAATAAAGCGAATGCAGATTTGTTTGTTTCTATACATTGCGATTCTCATACAAGTCAAGCTTATGGCGCAGGAACTTTTGTTTTGGGTACACACAGAAATCAAACTAATTTTGAAGTTGCAAAAAAGGAAAACTCAGTAATTTTTCTTGAAGATGATTATGAAAAAAATTATGCTGGGTTCGATCCTAACTCTCCAGAATCTGTAATGAGTATTCTTTTAAGTCAGGAAGAATATTTAGATCAAAGTATACAATTGGCAGGTTTAATTCAAAATAATTTTGCCAATAAATTGAAGCGTAAGAACAGAAAAGTAAAACAAGCTGGTTTTATAGTTTTACACCAAACCGTAATGCCTAGTGTTTTGGTTGAGTTAGGTTTTTTAACTAATAAACGAGAAGGTGCTTATTTAAATTCTAAAGCAGGACAAAATGAAATGTCTATAGCTATTAGAGATGCTATATTAGAATACAAAAATACTATTGATAAAAATGTTACAGACTTCAACAGTATTGCTGAAAATGATCAACCCATCCAGGAAATAGCTAATAATGTTAAATTTAAGGTTCAAATTGCGGCAAGTTCAAAAGAATTAGATACAAAACCTTATAATTTTAAGGGACTAGAAACCATTTCTAGACAAAAAGAAGGTAATCTCTATAAATACTTCTATGGAAATACCATAAGCTATGAAGATGCAAAAACACTAGAAGAGGAAGCTAAAAAAAAAGGCTATACCACCTGTTTTATAGTAGCTTACAAAGACGAAAAGAAAATACCTTTAATTGATGCTTTAAAATCAACTGCTAATTAG